From the genome of Hyphobacterium sp. CCMP332:
GGTCCGCGTCCCGAAGGTCAGGCAGGCGAGCGCGCACAATCTCCCCGTCCGCAAGGCCAACGCCCGGAGCGCGCCAAAAGCGCCACTGGTCCGGGAAATGACAATGCGGCACCGAACCGTTTCGGAAAGAGCAAGTTCAAACCAGCCCAGGGTGGCAGCAAGTCGGCATCCCCGGGGCGTCCGCGCGCCGGTGGCCCGAACCGCCGCTCGGCCTGACGCGCCGCGTCGTCCGCTGAAAAGATTTCTCCCCCTGCTTGCGGGGGGAGTGTCGCGGAGCGACGAGGGGGGCGGCCCCCCTCCGCCTCGCTGGCTCGGCACCTCCCCCGTAAACGGGGGAGGAAATCTACCCCCGTAAAACCGCTCCCGTCGCTTTCTCGACCGACGCCACAATCTTCGCCGCAACCGCTTCGATTTCCTTGTCAGTGAGGGTTTTCTCACGCGGCTGGATGACCGCCTCGATGGCCAGCGAGACCTGCCCCTCGGGCACGCCCTTGCCGGCATAGACATCAAACACGGAAACGTCCGCAATCATCGCCTTGTCCGCGCCCTTGGCCGCCCGGACCAGCGTATCCGCAGCGACGGTGGAATCGACGAGGAAAGCGAAATCGCGCTTCACGGGTGTCAGCTCGGCGCGATCCAGCGCCGGACGCGCCTTGGTTGCGGCCTTCTTCTTCGGGTCGGGAATACCGTCGAGAATGATCTCGAAGCCAATAACGCGGCCATCAATACCGAGTGCTTTCAGAACGCGCGGATGAATTTCGCCAAACTCGGCCAGCACATTCTTTGGCCCCAGACGCAAAACGCCAGAGCGCCCCGGATGCCACCAGTTGCGCGCCTCGGCTGCAACCTGTAGCGACTCCACCGGCGCACCGGCGGCGTCCAGCGCCGCCATCGCATCGGCCTTGGCATCAAACAGATCGGCTTCGCGCGTCCCGGCCCAGCGCCGTCCGGCAGCGACAAAACGCACACCCGACACCGCCATGCGTTGGCCGTCCGGCGCATCGGTCAGATAGATCGGACCGGCTTCAAACAGGCGCGGATCCGCAATGCCCTTGTCGGCATTGTCCTGCAACGCGGTCAGAAGATGGATCAGCGCCGTCGGCCGCATCACATCAAGATCGGACGAAATCGGATTGGCCAGCTCCAGCCCCTCGCCATGTCCGCCAAACAAGGCAGCCTGATCCCGGTGACAGAAGGACCAGGTGACCGCCTCGTTATAGCCGCGCACCGCCAGCGCCCGGCGGGCATGGCGGGCGCGGTTCTGCCCCTCGGTGGCGGTCGGCTCGCGCCGCCCCGGCAGTTTCGGCAGTGAAATGGCTTCAATCCGGTTATAGCCGTGAATGCGCGCCACCTCCTCGACGAGGTCGGCCTTCATCGTGCAATCGCGGCGGAAGGTCGGCACTTCCACATGCAGCGTGTCACCCGAACCCGCGACGCCGAAGCCCAGATCCATCAGGATTTTCGTGATCGTCTCCGGTGTCAGATCCAGCCCGGTCAGACGCCTGACCTCGGAGACCGGAAACGTGATCGGTGCCGGTGCCGCCGGAGCTTCACCCGCAACCCGGATTTCGGAAACCTCGCCGCCGCACAAGTCGACGATCATCTGTGTGGCCAGATCGATCCCGGTCTGGATCGAACCGGTATCGACACCACGCTCGAACCGGTAGCGCGCATCCGATTCAATGCCGGTCGCCCGGCCTGTGGCGCGGGTGATCTCGGGATCAAACCAGGCGCTCTCGATAAAGACATTAACGGTGCCGTCGGTGACGCCGGACATCTCCCCGCCCATCACACCACCCAGGCCAAGGCAATTGTCTTCATCGGCAATCACGCACTGCTCGGCGGTCGGCGTATAGTGTTTGCCATCCAGCGCCTCGAACCGATCCGCCTCGCCCTTGCCCCGGCGGGCAATGATGGTCGGGCCGATCTTGTCGGCATCATAGACGTGCAAGGGGCGGCAGCGGTCATAGGAGACGAGATTGGTGATATCGGCGAGGATGTTGATCGGGCGCAGGCCGATGGCTTCCAGCTTGCGTTTCAGCCAGTCCGGCGAGGGACCATTCTTGACGCCGCGAATATAGCGCCCGGCAAAGACCGGACAGGCCTCCGGATAGTCCAGCCGGATCTCGATCGGGCAGGGAAAAGCGCCCTTGATCTGCTTCGGTGCCGGCGTGATCACCTTGCCCAGTCCTGCAGCGGCGAGGTCGCGCGCAATCCCGTCCACGCCCAGCCAGTCCGGGCGGTTGGGCGTCACTTCAAAATCAATCACCGGATCATTCGCGCCCAGCGCCTCGGCGGCGGGGCCCCCGACCGCCCAATCACCTTTGAGATCGATAATGCCGTCATGATCCTCACCGGCATTCAGTTCCTTCGCGGAACACAGCATGCCGTGGGATTCAATGCCGCGAATCTTGCGAGGCTTTTTATCCAGCGCGAAATCCGCGCCCGGAATCCAGGTGCCGAGCGGCGCATAGATCGCCTTCATCCCGGCATGCGCATTGGGCGCGCCGCAGACAATCTGTTTGGTGCCTTCATACGTCTCGACGGTGCAGACTTTCAGCTTGTCGGCATCGGGGTGTTTTTCTGCCGAGATGACATGCGCCACGGTAAAGGCCGACAGGGCTTCAGCCGGGTTGTCGACATGCTCAACTTCAAGACCGGCCATGGTCATCGCTTCAACGATCTCGTCGACGGAGGCATCGGTTTCCAGATGCTCTTTCAGCCAGGACAGGGTGAATTTCATTGTTCGGCTCCCGCCGTTTCTTGTGTGTCGTCTTCAAGGGGTGTTGGCGGGATGAACGCTTCCGAACCATAGCGTTCGAAAACATCAATCCCGGGGTCCGGACAGGTGGCGACGGACTGCCGGTCCGGCACCTGAACGGTGGCGATCCAGCAGCGATCGAAAACCGAGCAGTAACAGATCTCGACGTCCCAGCGTTCCCATTCCGCGAACAGGGCGGAAATATGGTCCGCATCCACCTCATCCGCCGGCCAGGCGGCAGAAATCGGCGTGACCAGTTCGCCCGGCGCGATCACACGGCCGGTCAGCGTTACCCACGACCGGTCGACCTGTCCTGCGGGCATGGCGCTGAACATGCCATCAATTCGATCAACCGGTTCGCCATCCTGCAGCGGCGTGACATTGCGGATAAAGGCCGGGCCGACCCCATTATTCGCGACGCGCAGACCCAGCGTGAGCTGGTCCTCAACGGTTCGCGTGAAGGCATCCACCTGCAGCGCCGGCACGACGGCGCCATGTTGCTGGGCGCGCATCACCCGCGCCTGATCCCACGCCACATAAAGCGCCGCGAGACCCACGACCATCGCGCCGATGGCGGTGAGCGCCTGATGATTGGATTTGAACCAGCGGAGCATTATGAAAGCACCCAAGTATACTCGTCTTGTCCGGGGCACGATGACCAGATGCCATCAGCTATCAGATCACTCGCAGACACCAAGATCCGACCGTCGTCGACAGGCTCTATTGTCATATCGTGACCAGTATCGGTTTCGATCACCCATGGAGAACGGTGGGTCTGGAAATTCAAAGCATGCGGCAGCGGTCGTTCACGGTCCACAGTCCGGAAATACATTTCCCAATCGGAGTACT
Proteins encoded in this window:
- the pheT gene encoding phenylalanine--tRNA ligase subunit beta — protein: MKFTLSWLKEHLETDASVDEIVEAMTMAGLEVEHVDNPAEALSAFTVAHVISAEKHPDADKLKVCTVETYEGTKQIVCGAPNAHAGMKAIYAPLGTWIPGADFALDKKPRKIRGIESHGMLCSAKELNAGEDHDGIIDLKGDWAVGGPAAEALGANDPVIDFEVTPNRPDWLGVDGIARDLAAAGLGKVITPAPKQIKGAFPCPIEIRLDYPEACPVFAGRYIRGVKNGPSPDWLKRKLEAIGLRPINILADITNLVSYDRCRPLHVYDADKIGPTIIARRGKGEADRFEALDGKHYTPTAEQCVIADEDNCLGLGGVMGGEMSGVTDGTVNVFIESAWFDPEITRATGRATGIESDARYRFERGVDTGSIQTGIDLATQMIVDLCGGEVSEIRVAGEAPAAPAPITFPVSEVRRLTGLDLTPETITKILMDLGFGVAGSGDTLHVEVPTFRRDCTMKADLVEEVARIHGYNRIEAISLPKLPGRREPTATEGQNRARHARRALAVRGYNEAVTWSFCHRDQAALFGGHGEGLELANPISSDLDVMRPTALIHLLTALQDNADKGIADPRLFEAGPIYLTDAPDGQRMAVSGVRFVAAGRRWAGTREADLFDAKADAMAALDAAGAPVESLQVAAEARNWWHPGRSGVLRLGPKNVLAEFGEIHPRVLKALGIDGRVIGFEIILDGIPDPKKKAATKARPALDRAELTPVKRDFAFLVDSTVAADTLVRAAKGADKAMIADVSVFDVYAGKGVPEGQVSLAIEAVIQPREKTLTDKEIEAVAAKIVASVEKATGAVLRG